In the genome of Opitutia bacterium KCR 482, one region contains:
- a CDS encoding MotA/TolQ/ExbB proton channel family protein encodes MQKLIDIFSMGGPVMIPLAGLGFVGAIIFLERLLYLHKGQIRAVEFVSGIKTALKNRRLLEAITICDESFGPIPRIVKTALLNIEQPRDVMAQSVAVAAQNEFALIDRRVASVALVAKVAPLLGLLGTVVALLQSFYTMSKSGSYATAAEFSGYVYAALLSTAFGLLISISGWLAYSFLNSRVRALAHDIDLSANEILLFINRGMPENENLHLKGKDAK; translated from the coding sequence ATGCAGAAACTCATCGACATCTTTTCAATGGGCGGCCCCGTAATGATACCGCTTGCGGGCTTGGGCTTCGTGGGGGCGATAATTTTTCTCGAACGCCTGCTCTACCTGCACAAGGGGCAGATACGCGCGGTCGAGTTCGTGTCGGGCATAAAAACCGCGCTCAAAAACAGGCGGCTTCTCGAAGCAATCACAATTTGCGACGAAAGCTTCGGGCCGATTCCGCGAATCGTAAAAACCGCCCTGCTCAACATAGAACAGCCGCGCGACGTCATGGCGCAAAGCGTGGCGGTCGCCGCGCAAAACGAATTCGCGCTGATAGACAGGCGCGTGGCGAGCGTCGCGCTCGTGGCGAAAGTCGCGCCGCTGCTGGGGCTGTTGGGGACGGTCGTAGCGCTTCTGCAAAGCTTCTACACAATGTCTAAAAGCGGCTCGTACGCGACCGCCGCGGAATTTTCGGGCTATGTCTACGCCGCCCTGCTCTCGACGGCGTTCGGGCTTCTGATTTCGATTTCGGGCTGGCTTGCGTACAGCTTTCTCAACAGCCGCGTGCGCGCGCTCGCCCACGACATCGACCTTTCCGCGAACGAAATCCTGCTTTTCATCAACAGGGGCATGCCCGAAAACGAAAACCTGCACTTGAAGGGAAAGGACGCAAAATGA
- a CDS encoding Rne/Rng family ribonuclease has translation MKQENQNYDLTKRPAEEVVEPIPEEQLNQEAKLRAKKRPLLEKIIRLLKREDEPYREIVINVEPFEKRVALLVEGVMQKFEIERNGDESMVGAIFKGKIQNLEPGLKAAFVDIGQPKNAFLHYWDIFPTTTDNSYEVVRENKSKEQKKAQKFSTKDIPEKFPIGTEIIVQITKTQIGTKGPRVTTNIAIPGRYLVLMPFAGQFGISRKIEDRAERERIKKILKSMKVPEGMGVIVRTAGQGKRWTYFVRDLHMLLNIWKKIQQRIETVPAPATIYKEPDLIERTVRDFLTEQTDRILIDSREDYERILRSVSEISRRARSKIQLFKENIPIFERYNIERQIAQTFQRRVPLPSGGEIVIDETEALVAIDVNTGSHKGKSEDGKDFILQANLEAVTEAARQVRLRNLGGLVIIDTIDMKSRKDRQAVYKRLKDEMEKDKAKSQVLPISQLGIMQMTRQRHAQSNSSGIYTTCPYCGGKGIVKSARTMSAEIQRKIVATCRSMRANNANVGELALLILLHPDNLQRLQTEDYEHLINLEKAYNLKLTFRADPSYHLENFRIIDARK, from the coding sequence ATGAAACAGGAAAACCAAAACTATGATTTGACAAAGCGTCCCGCGGAGGAGGTAGTCGAGCCTATTCCCGAAGAACAGCTTAATCAGGAGGCGAAGCTGCGCGCAAAAAAGCGTCCGCTTCTCGAAAAAATCATCAGACTTCTCAAACGCGAAGACGAACCCTACCGCGAAATCGTAATCAACGTGGAGCCTTTCGAAAAACGCGTCGCGCTGCTTGTCGAGGGCGTGATGCAGAAATTCGAAATCGAGCGCAACGGCGACGAAAGCATGGTCGGGGCGATTTTCAAGGGGAAAATCCAAAACCTCGAGCCCGGCTTGAAGGCGGCGTTCGTCGATATCGGACAGCCCAAAAACGCGTTCCTCCACTACTGGGACATCTTCCCGACGACGACCGACAACTCCTACGAAGTCGTCCGCGAAAACAAGAGCAAGGAACAGAAAAAGGCGCAGAAGTTTTCGACGAAGGACATTCCCGAAAAATTCCCGATAGGCACGGAAATCATCGTGCAAATCACCAAGACGCAAATCGGCACAAAAGGCCCGCGCGTAACGACGAACATCGCAATTCCCGGCCGCTACCTCGTGCTCATGCCGTTCGCGGGGCAGTTCGGCATTTCGAGGAAAATCGAGGACAGAGCCGAGCGCGAGCGCATCAAGAAGATTTTGAAGTCGATGAAAGTGCCCGAAGGCATGGGCGTTATCGTCCGCACGGCTGGGCAGGGCAAACGCTGGACATACTTTGTGCGCGACCTCCACATGCTACTGAACATCTGGAAGAAAATCCAGCAGCGCATAGAGACCGTCCCCGCGCCCGCGACCATCTACAAAGAGCCCGACCTCATAGAGCGCACCGTCCGCGACTTCCTCACCGAACAGACCGACAGAATCCTCATCGACAGCCGCGAAGACTACGAGCGCATTCTGCGTTCCGTGTCGGAAATCTCGCGCCGCGCCCGCAGTAAAATCCAGCTCTTCAAGGAAAACATTCCGATTTTCGAACGCTACAACATCGAGCGGCAAATCGCGCAGACATTCCAGCGTCGCGTGCCGCTTCCGTCGGGCGGCGAAATCGTAATCGACGAAACCGAGGCGCTTGTGGCAATCGACGTAAACACAGGCTCGCACAAAGGCAAGAGCGAGGACGGCAAAGACTTCATCTTGCAGGCGAACCTCGAAGCCGTAACAGAGGCGGCGCGTCAGGTGCGCCTGCGCAACTTGGGCGGGCTTGTCATCATCGACACAATCGATATGAAGAGCCGCAAGGACAGGCAGGCGGTCTACAAACGCCTGAAAGACGAAATGGAAAAGGACAAGGCAAAGAGCCAAGTTCTGCCGATTTCGCAGCTCGGCATCATGCAGATGACGCGCCAGCGCCACGCGCAGAGCAATTCGAGCGGCATTTACACGACATGCCCGTATTGCGGCGGCAAGGGCATTGTGAAATCGGCGCGGACGATGAGCGCGGAAATACAGCGCAAGATTGTCGCAACATGCAGGTCTATGCGGGCAAACAACGCAAACGTGGGCGAGCTTGCGCTGCTCATTCTGCTCCACCCCGACAACCTCCAACGCTTGCAGACGGAAGACTACGAACACCTCATCAATCTGGAAAAGGCGTACAACCTCAAATTGACGTTCCGCGCCGACCCGTCCTACCACTTGGAGAATTTCAGGATTATCGACGCCCGCAAGTAG
- a CDS encoding FtsW/RodA/SpoVE family cell cycle protein has product MKLDREIYGTVPERGGVKTDFVVPLCMFLLFLMGVAFIYSAQSYNIDEIPLAKQFWVKQICYFVFAGVPVYVFLAWIDYKVFFTYANAIYALSLLLLIPLALKENLGIPIPFVESRYNATRWIDFGAVSVQPSEFAKIGTCIMAAAMFARNDGKKNLKFWLKIAAVFLVPILLIFLQPDLGSTLVFFPMLFAMLYISNLPKRFFAVGALLFGLLIGVVAADICGYNAFLKSHNMSAEAAANANAYGSSAALTLPLKDYQRNRILAFIAPEVVDPQGNGVSWNQRQSLISVGSGGIFGKGHAEGTQAKLGYLPSSVAYNDFIFSVLAEESGFFGATVAVVLMAIIIIYGCLGAAQLSRDGFGRYLCAGIGVILMTHTFINVGMTIGIMPITGVPLPMLSYGGTFVLTCCILLGLVQSVYRHRKEYA; this is encoded by the coding sequence ATGAAACTCGACAGGGAAATATACGGAACAGTGCCCGAACGCGGCGGAGTCAAGACCGACTTCGTCGTTCCGCTTTGCATGTTCCTGCTGTTTCTCATGGGGGTGGCGTTCATCTACTCCGCGCAGAGCTACAATATAGACGAAATTCCGCTCGCCAAACAGTTTTGGGTCAAGCAGATATGCTATTTTGTGTTCGCGGGGGTGCCCGTGTACGTCTTTCTTGCGTGGATAGACTACAAGGTGTTTTTCACCTACGCCAACGCAATCTACGCGCTGTCGCTGCTTCTGCTGATTCCGCTTGCGTTAAAGGAAAATTTGGGAATTCCGATACCGTTTGTGGAAAGCCGCTACAACGCGACGCGCTGGATTGACTTCGGGGCGGTGTCCGTCCAGCCGTCGGAATTCGCGAAAATCGGGACGTGCATAATGGCGGCGGCGATGTTCGCCCGCAACGACGGAAAGAAAAATTTGAAATTCTGGCTGAAAATAGCGGCGGTATTTTTAGTTCCTATTTTGTTGATTTTTTTGCAACCAGACTTAGGCTCTACTCTCGTATTTTTTCCAATGCTTTTCGCCATGCTCTACATATCGAACCTCCCGAAGAGGTTTTTCGCAGTCGGCGCGCTCCTTTTCGGGCTGCTGATAGGCGTGGTGGCGGCGGATATTTGCGGATACAACGCGTTTTTGAAGTCGCACAATATGTCGGCGGAGGCGGCGGCGAACGCTAACGCATACGGGTCGTCGGCGGCTCTGACACTGCCGCTTAAAGACTACCAGCGCAACAGAATTTTGGCGTTCATTGCTCCCGAAGTCGTTGACCCCCAGGGGAACGGCGTTAGCTGGAACCAGCGGCAGAGCCTGATTTCGGTCGGGTCGGGCGGCATTTTCGGGAAGGGGCACGCCGAAGGCACTCAGGCAAAACTGGGCTATCTGCCGTCGAGCGTCGCGTATAACGACTTCATATTTTCGGTGCTCGCCGAGGAATCGGGGTTCTTCGGGGCGACGGTCGCCGTCGTATTGATGGCGATAATAATAATTTACGGCTGTCTTGGGGCTGCGCAACTTTCGCGCGACGGGTTCGGAAGGTATCTGTGCGCGGGAATCGGCGTAATACTCATGACGCACACTTTCATAAACGTGGGAATGACCATCGGCATTATGCCGATTACGGGAGTTCCCCTGCCAATGTTAAGTTATGGCGGAACTTTTGTTTTGACGTGTTGCATACTACTCGGTCTCGTTCAAAGCGTATACCGACACAGAAAAGAATATGCGTGA
- the metH gene encoding methionine synthase — translation MSKLPLSKRGALLAETIGKRIVFLDGGMGTLIQRRGLTEADFRKGDARLEKTAGELRGDNDLLSITRPDVISDIHRQYYLAGSDIATTNTFGANSVVQAEYGIGEDLVRDMNAAAVRAARAAADEVSAKLGGKPLFVAGSLGPMNKAASIASDVSDPSARSITFDELRAAYYEQMSVLAESGADLFILETSIDTLNVKAAIHAYLSLCEERGEKIPIAVSMTVSDLSGRILSGQTIEAFYASIRYAKPLFVGLNCALGAEKMRPYIETFDRIAECYTHCYPNAGLPNPLSEFGYDQMPADTAKYLGEYCADGLLNVVGGCCGTTPKHIEAVVAACAKLAPRKPKTADALTLAGLELLRIPDSGAPFIFVGERTNVMGSPAFRKMVKEGRFTDALSVARNQVENGANLIDINFDEGMLDSPACMSKFLNLIGSEPEIARVPLMIDSSNWETVLAGLKCAQGKCVVNSISLKEGEEKFLSHAGEIMKFGAAAIVMAFDERGQASTLSDRISVCQRAYKLLVEKAGFDPRDIIFDANVLTVATGMPEHDSYATDFINAVREIKRTCPYARTSAGVSNISFALRGNNKVREAMHSVFLYHAREAGLDMGIVNAGMLAPYDEIEPRLRDAVEAVILNSSPDATERLLAIAADYKDAAVSEKKEARDDPNATPQERLDRAFVKGDEESAAKLALEFLEELKTPLRVIEKPLMDSMKKVGELFGAGKMFLPQVVKSARVMKRAVAALEPFMESSATGSAPKVVLATVKGDVHDIGKNIVSVVLGCNGFRVEDLGVMVQPEAIVEAARDAAVIGLSGLITPSLDEMANTISALERAGIRVPVLVGGATTSDLHTAVKLAPLYSGTVVRVEDAGASAGVCADFTMGGKAEAFALSIAAAQQALRDKYEAEHANPPAHKKLLPLAEARSKKAVCDFSHVEKPPFTGVRTIGVPVSELKPDIPWNMYFRTWGVKDRAATEDFCRDTLAMLERLAEVAKPRIRVGFFEAKPDGDDIALFENGTRIETLSLVRSQVENSRGECLCLADYVAPEGDYVAPFAATVGSEAEAFAKSFKDAGDDYSYMIAQTLCDALAEALSTYAQRAVFSDSPKERAGVRAAAGYASYPDHSEKAKFEKLLSLEESAGIKLTDNFMMTPKSSVAALWIANPSAKYFSAEIGRDQVRDYAERGGRAVEDVEKYMSVRAR, via the coding sequence ATGTCTAAACTACCTCTTTCCAAAAGGGGCGCGCTGCTCGCCGAAACAATCGGGAAGAGGATTGTGTTTCTCGACGGCGGCATGGGCACGCTCATTCAACGGCGCGGTCTGACGGAGGCGGACTTCCGAAAGGGCGACGCGCGTCTCGAAAAAACCGCGGGCGAACTGCGCGGCGACAACGATTTGCTCTCAATCACGCGCCCCGACGTAATATCGGATATTCACAGGCAATATTATCTGGCGGGGTCGGACATCGCCACTACAAACACCTTCGGGGCGAACTCGGTTGTGCAGGCGGAATACGGAATCGGCGAGGACTTGGTGCGCGACATGAACGCCGCGGCGGTGCGCGCGGCGCGGGCGGCGGCGGACGAAGTCTCGGCGAAGCTCGGCGGAAAGCCGCTGTTCGTGGCGGGGTCGCTAGGCCCGATGAACAAGGCGGCAAGCATTGCCTCCGACGTGTCCGACCCGTCGGCGCGCTCGATAACTTTCGACGAACTCCGCGCGGCGTACTACGAACAGATGTCGGTCTTGGCGGAGTCGGGCGCGGACTTGTTCATACTCGAAACGTCGATAGACACGCTGAACGTAAAGGCGGCAATCCACGCCTATTTGAGCCTCTGCGAAGAGCGCGGCGAGAAAATTCCGATAGCCGTCAGCATGACGGTCTCCGACCTGTCGGGGCGCATTCTGAGCGGACAGACAATAGAGGCGTTCTACGCGTCGATACGGTACGCGAAGCCGCTCTTTGTGGGCTTGAACTGCGCTCTGGGCGCGGAGAAAATGCGCCCGTACATCGAGACTTTCGACAGAATAGCCGAGTGCTACACCCACTGCTATCCCAATGCGGGGCTGCCGAACCCGCTTTCGGAATTCGGCTACGATCAAATGCCCGCGGACACCGCAAAATACCTCGGCGAATACTGCGCCGACGGGCTTCTGAACGTGGTAGGCGGCTGCTGCGGCACGACGCCCAAGCACATAGAGGCGGTCGTTGCGGCGTGCGCCAAACTTGCGCCGCGCAAGCCCAAAACAGCCGATGCGCTCACGCTTGCGGGCTTGGAGCTTCTGCGCATTCCCGACAGTGGCGCGCCGTTCATTTTCGTCGGAGAGCGCACAAACGTAATGGGCTCGCCCGCGTTCCGCAAAATGGTCAAGGAGGGGCGGTTTACCGACGCGCTCTCGGTTGCGCGCAATCAGGTCGAAAACGGCGCAAACCTCATCGACATCAACTTCGACGAAGGCATGCTTGACTCCCCCGCGTGCATGTCGAAATTCCTCAACCTCATCGGTTCCGAACCGGAAATCGCGCGCGTGCCGCTGATGATAGACTCGTCGAATTGGGAGACGGTTTTGGCGGGCTTGAAATGCGCACAGGGCAAGTGCGTCGTCAACTCGATAAGCCTGAAAGAGGGCGAGGAAAAATTCCTTTCGCACGCGGGGGAGATTATGAAATTCGGCGCGGCGGCAATCGTGATGGCGTTCGACGAACGCGGGCAGGCTTCGACGCTTTCCGACAGAATTTCGGTCTGCCAGCGCGCGTACAAACTGCTCGTCGAAAAGGCGGGCTTCGACCCGCGCGACATAATTTTCGACGCAAACGTTCTGACTGTGGCGACGGGCATGCCCGAGCACGACTCCTACGCGACAGACTTCATAAACGCCGTGCGCGAAATCAAGCGCACATGCCCCTACGCCCGCACGAGCGCGGGGGTAAGCAACATCAGCTTTGCCCTGCGCGGCAACAACAAGGTGCGCGAGGCAATGCACAGCGTGTTCCTCTACCACGCGCGGGAGGCAGGGCTCGACATGGGAATCGTCAACGCGGGAATGCTCGCGCCCTACGACGAAATAGAGCCGCGCCTGCGCGACGCGGTCGAGGCGGTAATCCTCAATTCGTCGCCCGACGCCACGGAGCGTCTGCTTGCAATCGCCGCCGACTACAAGGACGCCGCCGTCTCCGAAAAAAAAGAGGCGCGCGACGACCCTAACGCGACGCCGCAGGAAAGGCTCGACAGGGCGTTCGTCAAGGGCGACGAAGAGTCCGCCGCAAAGCTCGCGCTCGAATTTTTGGAGGAGCTGAAAACGCCGCTTAGGGTAATCGAAAAGCCGCTGATGGATTCGATGAAAAAAGTCGGCGAGCTTTTCGGGGCGGGCAAAATGTTCCTGCCGCAGGTCGTAAAAAGCGCGCGCGTGATGAAGCGGGCGGTGGCGGCTCTCGAGCCTTTCATGGAGTCGTCGGCGACAGGGAGCGCGCCGAAAGTCGTGCTCGCTACGGTCAAGGGCGACGTGCACGACATCGGCAAAAACATAGTTTCGGTAGTGCTCGGCTGCAACGGCTTCCGCGTGGAGGACTTGGGCGTGATGGTTCAGCCCGAGGCAATCGTCGAAGCCGCCCGCGACGCTGCGGTAATCGGGCTTAGCGGGCTTATCACGCCGTCGCTCGACGAAATGGCGAACACAATTTCCGCGCTCGAACGCGCCGGCATAAGAGTGCCCGTGCTCGTCGGCGGGGCTACTACGAGCGACCTCCACACGGCGGTGAAACTCGCGCCGCTCTATTCGGGAACGGTCGTGCGCGTGGAGGACGCCGGCGCGTCGGCGGGCGTCTGCGCCGACTTCACCATGGGCGGAAAGGCGGAGGCGTTCGCCCTTTCAATAGCCGCCGCCCAGCAGGCTCTGCGCGACAAATACGAGGCGGAGCACGCCAACCCGCCCGCGCACAAAAAACTTCTGCCGCTTGCCGAGGCGCGTTCCAAAAAGGCGGTCTGCGATTTCTCCCACGTAGAAAAGCCGCCGTTTACAGGCGTGCGGACAATCGGCGTTCCCGTGTCGGAGTTGAAGCCCGACATTCCGTGGAACATGTATTTCAGGACTTGGGGCGTGAAGGACAGGGCGGCGACGGAGGACTTTTGCAGGGACACCCTCGCAATGCTCGAAAGGCTTGCGGAGGTCGCGAAGCCGAGAATCAGGGTCGGATTTTTCGAGGCGAAGCCCGACGGCGACGACATCGCGCTTTTCGAAAACGGGACGCGGATTGAAACGCTGTCGCTCGTGCGCTCGCAGGTCGAAAACTCGCGCGGAGAGTGCCTGTGCCTTGCAGACTACGTAGCCCCCGAAGGCGACTACGTAGCTCCCTTCGCGGCTACGGTCGGGAGCGAGGCGGAGGCGTTCGCAAAATCGTTCAAGGACGCCGGCGACGACTATTCCTACATGATTGCCCAAACCCTGTGCGACGCGCTCGCCGAGGCTCTCTCGACCTACGCGCAACGCGCGGTGTTCTCGGACTCTCCCAAAGAACGCGCGGGCGTCCGCGCGGCGGCGGGCTACGCTTCATACCCCGACCACTCCGAAAAGGCGAAGTTCGAAAAACTGCTCTCGCTCGAAGAGTCGGCGGGCATAAAACTTACGGACAACTTCATGATGACGCCGAAGTCGTCTGTCGCGGCGTTGTGGATTGCCAATCCGTCGGCGAAATACTTTTCGGCGGAAATCGGGCGGGACCAAGTTCGCGACTACGCCGAACGCGGCGGTCGGGCAGTCGAAGATGTCGAAAAATACATGTCGGTAAGGGCGCGATGA
- the hprK gene encoding HPr(Ser) kinase/phosphatase has protein sequence MENRINKTRVSEEISVREFFEMFEGSLQLELLAGKNGLDRIIYEPSLNRPALAITGYYKNFASKRIQLFGAGEMAYMCDLSRDRQTAVMCEMISHEIPCVVISRNLEPTQAMIESADSHNVPLIRTKMKSKEFSAEVFVRLERLFSPRMSVHGTLLDIKGIGTLIRGDSGIGKSECALALIDHGHSLVADDHVYCVKVNDQIVLGRGNELNRGYMECRGIGIINVAELFGIRCVRMEKSIDIVVTFVEWKPGVVEDRTGLEVNYFDILGIQIPHFVIPVRPGRDMARLVEVAAMVQALRRMGHDGAKAFNDRLIAHMAKGNAKKDV, from the coding sequence ATGGAAAACCGAATCAACAAAACGAGAGTGTCGGAGGAAATTTCAGTCCGCGAGTTTTTCGAAATGTTCGAAGGCTCGCTCCAGCTCGAACTTCTTGCGGGCAAAAACGGACTCGACAGAATCATCTACGAGCCGAGCCTCAACCGCCCCGCGCTGGCAATCACGGGCTACTACAAAAACTTCGCCTCCAAGAGAATCCAGCTCTTCGGCGCGGGCGAAATGGCGTATATGTGCGACCTTTCGCGCGACCGCCAAACGGCGGTGATGTGCGAAATGATTTCGCACGAAATTCCGTGCGTGGTAATCTCGCGCAACCTCGAACCCACGCAGGCGATGATTGAGTCGGCGGACTCGCACAACGTGCCGCTTATCCGCACGAAGATGAAGTCGAAGGAGTTTTCCGCCGAGGTTTTCGTGCGGCTCGAAAGGCTGTTTTCGCCGCGCATGTCGGTGCACGGAACGCTGCTCGACATCAAGGGAATCGGAACTCTCATTCGCGGCGACAGCGGCATCGGCAAAAGCGAATGCGCCCTCGCGCTCATCGACCACGGGCACTCGCTCGTAGCCGACGACCACGTCTATTGCGTGAAAGTCAACGACCAAATCGTGCTCGGACGCGGCAACGAACTCAACAGGGGCTACATGGAGTGCCGAGGAATCGGGATAATCAACGTTGCCGAGCTTTTCGGAATCCGCTGCGTGCGCATGGAAAAGTCGATAGACATCGTGGTGACATTCGTCGAATGGAAGCCGGGGGTTGTCGAAGACAGAACGGGCTTGGAGGTAAATTATTTCGACATATTGGGTATCCAGATTCCGCATTTTGTAATACCCGTGCGCCCCGGCCGCGACATGGCGCGTCTTGTGGAGGTTGCCGCAATGGTGCAGGCTCTGCGCCGCATGGGGCACGACGGCGCAAAGGCGTTCAACGACAGGCTCATCGCCCACATGGCGAAAGGAAACGCAAAGAAAGATGTCTAA
- the lptB gene encoding LPS export ABC transporter ATP-binding protein: protein MEFQNKKSSIRTENLVKEYGKRRVVKGVNIGVEAGEVVGLLGPNGAGKTTSFYMIVGLVPATEGKVFLEDCDITNVPMYKRARMGIGYLPQEASIFRKLTVYENIYGVAETLPVPKSELKDFTMSMLEELGLEKLASQKAFTLSGGERRRLEITRALTARPKFLLMDEPFSGVDPISVAEVQEIIRGLKAKNIGVLITDHNVRETLSIVDRAYLIHDGKVLCEGTSDFLVNDPQSRKFYLGENFTM, encoded by the coding sequence ATGGAATTTCAAAATAAAAAATCGTCGATACGCACCGAAAACCTCGTCAAGGAATACGGCAAGAGGCGAGTCGTAAAGGGCGTGAACATCGGCGTTGAGGCGGGCGAAGTTGTCGGGCTTCTCGGCCCGAACGGCGCGGGCAAAACGACGAGTTTTTACATGATTGTAGGCCTCGTTCCCGCAACAGAGGGCAAAGTGTTTCTGGAAGACTGCGACATCACAAACGTGCCCATGTACAAACGCGCCCGCATGGGGATAGGCTACCTGCCGCAGGAGGCTTCGATTTTCAGGAAACTTACGGTCTACGAAAACATCTACGGCGTGGCGGAAACGCTGCCCGTGCCGAAATCGGAACTGAAAGACTTTACGATGTCGATGTTGGAGGAGCTTGGGCTTGAAAAGCTGGCGTCGCAAAAGGCGTTCACGCTTTCGGGCGGCGAGCGCAGGCGTCTTGAAATTACCCGCGCCCTCACGGCGCGTCCGAAATTCCTGCTTATGGACGAGCCTTTCAGCGGCGTAGACCCCATAAGCGTTGCGGAGGTTCAGGAAATCATACGCGGCTTGAAGGCGAAAAACATAGGCGTGCTCATAACAGACCACAACGTGCGCGAAACGCTCAGCATTGTAGACCGCGCCTACCTTATCCACGACGGCAAAGTGCTCTGCGAGGGCACGAGCGACTTTTTGGTGAACGACCCCCAGAGCCGAAAATTCTATCTCGGCGAAAACTTTACGATGTAG
- a CDS encoding OmpH family outer membrane protein, translating to MKKLTALIAGLAACAALNAAPNIYYIEMGRAYQNYYKAKAAAEQIQASIDATKGELEKMKKTYDEKAKQAQALLEKANNPALGEDAKKKLQEEIRPIAVECQQIEANMRNISAQANERLRQNADSIRKVHLEEIREIVKKLAEDKKADCIIEKSVCHYSDPKADLTDELIKRINANAPAGK from the coding sequence ATGAAAAAATTAACGGCATTAATCGCGGGGCTCGCCGCCTGCGCGGCACTTAACGCGGCTCCCAACATCTACTACATCGAAATGGGAAGAGCCTACCAAAACTACTACAAGGCGAAAGCCGCGGCGGAACAAATTCAGGCTTCGATTGACGCCACAAAAGGCGAACTCGAAAAAATGAAAAAGACCTACGACGAAAAGGCGAAACAGGCACAGGCGCTGCTCGAAAAGGCGAACAACCCCGCCCTCGGCGAAGACGCAAAGAAGAAGCTCCAAGAGGAAATCAGACCCATCGCCGTGGAATGCCAGCAGATTGAGGCGAACATGCGCAACATCAGCGCGCAGGCTAACGAAAGACTCCGCCAGAACGCCGACAGTATCCGCAAAGTCCACCTCGAAGAAATCAGGGAAATCGTAAAGAAGCTTGCCGAAGACAAGAAGGCGGACTGCATTATCGAAAAGAGCGTCTGCCACTATTCCGACCCGAAAGCCGACCTCACCGACGAGCTTATCAAGCGCATCAACGCAAACGCGCCCGCGGGCAAATAG